A segment of the Solanum lycopersicum chromosome 9, SLM_r2.1 genome:
TGAAcgaaaatatcatatttaagcCAAGTTACCATCTACCGCTATTTGTATTCCCCACTATGCCAGATTGGAATACACAAGTGTCCATACAAGAAAGCAAAATAAATCCACTAAATTATGAGtaataaaaattgatgaaaaaaattaaggatCCTTGAATGAATTTCATCAAGACTGATTGTATGTAAGAAGGATCACAAGTCAAACAGTAAACATAAACAGCTTAAATTGATGACACAGACCTACATATCAAAAATATACCAGCATGCATATTCCCAGTTGATATTTCAAAGTGAAGCGCATTTTCCCTTACATTAGCTGATCAAACAAATGCACAAAATACACCTGGGTAGCATCTATGATTTACATTGAAAAGGATTTACACCAATACATATACACACATGTAAAGCAAAATAAGACTGGGACATTCTTCTGGCATGAAGCAGAAAGGTCATATTTTCGTAAGAggaaaagaagaacaaaagacTGGACATTCATGTGGCACAATGCAAGAGAACTAGTCACACCCATGATGCAAAAGACTTGTGTATTTGATATAGGGAGCCTAGACAGAAGCTAAGCCCCTCACAAAAGGACGACATGCCAATATCTTGTATAAGATGAGCATACACACCTCAGATGCAACTTGCTCACGGAAACCTGCCTCACCAGCCAACGATCTGTACCTATCACTGGATACCCTAGTTCTCCCATTTCGGTCACTACTACGCAGTCCTAGAGTAGACAATGGTCGTGAATGTCTTGAGGAGTAACCTTCAGCAAACAACTGTGATCCGTCATCTGAAGTCCCAACATGCCCATGACGCAAATAGCTTGAAGAAGTCCTAAAAGTAGGGGAAGATCTTTGACTATAGCTACTTCTGACTCCCCTTGAAGATGGCAAGCTGCCAGGTAAATGCTGAGGAAGGGAAGTTCTGTTGGAGGTGAAATCATTGTGGTAATTCCCCATCTCCAGAGAGGTAGAGATATTGCCGGTAACCATATCATAGTGGTTCATATCATAACAAAAGAAGCTTGCATCTGCAGTTAACAAAATATTACTATTAAAATCAAAACACAGCAAAGGATGACAAAACAATTTAAGAAACTAACCAGGAGCGAAGTTCCTCCCATGGGCAGCTGCAGGGGGCATGACAGTATGGTTCCATTCCCTTGCTGAAGAATTCGAACTTGGAGCTAGATAATTCACTGAATTACAATAATCAGTGGATGTTCTACTGCTGTTAGAGTGATGTGAAGGAGTACTTGTTATATGAGCCCTTCCTACATTATTTTGCAGGTCAAATGCAGCTCTGCTTCTTACATTCCTCTGAGAACCCTCACCTCCAATAGACAGACTATTACCTCGGTAATTAGGATGTAAACCCCAAGTTGTGTAATGGGGGTCTGGATTTTGTTTCTCCTGCCAAGATTCAGAAGGGAGATCAGATGAACTGCCAGCATCAAAGTATCTGCTTGTACTACCACTTTCGCCACCTGCAGGTATACCAGGACTCTTTCGTTTGTACGGCCCTCTCCCACTACCCATTGTGAGGTCAACAAGGCCACCATCCACCCCATGATATGTCTGGCCACCATGGGCTGATGAAGATGCTTGATGTGGATAATTCTCATGGATCATATGAAAGCCTCCAGTACCTGAATGTAGAAAAGGATCATGAAGAGGACCTTGAACCTGTGGCTGACAGTGTGGAATTTCCATATTTGGATTCAAGGAAGAATATCCACTTGGCCTAGAGCCATGCCCCTGAGAAGAATGGTGTGCCCCGTCAATTGACATACTATCCACTGGATAAACAATATTACTGCTTTCCGGAACACCAGTCCTTGCTGCAATTAAAAAGGAGACATTAACATGAGAAGGCTCTTTACTGTTTATTTATGTCCTCCCTATTTCAGACTATATAA
Coding sequences within it:
- the LOC101251216 gene encoding uncharacterized protein, with the protein product MGHRNSFNTPPIFGTEDDQRWNIPEQAPLPYARTGVPESSNIVYPVDSMSIDGAHHSSQGHGSRPSGYSSLNPNMEIPHCQPQVQGPLHDPFLHSGTGGFHMIHENYPHQASSSAHGGQTYHGVDGGLVDLTMGSGRGPYKRKSPGIPAGGESGSTSRYFDAGSSSDLPSESWQEKQNPDPHYTTWGLHPNYRGNSLSIGGEGSQRNVRSRAAFDLQNNVGRAHITSTPSHHSNSSRTSTDYCNSVNYLAPSSNSSAREWNHTVMPPAAAHGRNFAPDASFFCYDMNHYDMVTGNISTSLEMGNYHNDFTSNRTSLPQHLPGSLPSSRGVRSSYSQRSSPTFRTSSSYLRHGHVGTSDDGSQLFAEGYSSRHSRPLSTLGLRSSDRNGRTRVSSDRYRSLAGEAGFREQVASEGVIIPDRSTYYGSRSMFDQHRDMRLDIDDMGYEELLALGERIGHVNTGLSEELISKCMTESIYCSSGQNHEEGNCVICLEEYVNMDDVGTLKSCIHDFHVGCIRRWLSMKNVCPICKKTALDDDDLKEK